CCGCCCTTTACCCCCCCCTTCGTTCCTTCCTATGTAGGTGTAGTCCGAGCAGACGAGCCCGACGTCCGGGTTCCGCGAGAGGAACTCCACCTGCACATCGAGCTTATCCTCTTCCCACAGGTCGTCCGAGTCGAGGAAGGCCACGTACTCTCCCGTGCTCTTCTCTATTCCGTAGTTCCTCGCGCTCGCGGCCCCACCGTTCTTCTTATAGAAGTAGTTCACCCCCTGGAGGTACTCTCCGAGCGCCCCCTTCGTGTCCTCTGTGGAGCCGTCGTCGACGACGATCACCTCGTAGTCCTTGAACGTCTGGCCGAAGACCGAGGTCAGCGCCTCGCGGACATACTCGGGACGGTTATAGACCGGAACGACTACGCTTACGGTGTTGTCCGCCATCGCGTCAGGGTTTCCCGGGCCTTACCCCGACCACCACCACGGACTTCGCGAAGTCCACG
This genomic stretch from Thermodesulfobacteriota bacterium harbors:
- a CDS encoding glycosyltransferase family A protein; protein product: MADNTVSVVVPVYNRPEYVREALTSVFGQTFKDYEVIVVDDGSTEDTKGALGEYLQGVNYFYKKNGGAASARNYGIEKSTGEYVAFLDSDDLWEEDKLDVQVEFLSRNPDVGLVCSDYTYIGRNEGGGKGR